A single region of the Chitinophaga niabensis genome encodes:
- a CDS encoding efflux RND transporter periplasmic adaptor subunit, translated as MKKVLIYGVLTIAAIAAIMWKLTANKKANAAKTEFVKQSNTGDVPVVTEKVARVEFDQNFLANGNFEPVRELTFMSDVAGRITQLMVDEGSYVKQGQVIARIDNELLGTDLQAAKVNLEQLKVDKERYESAYKTGGVTQKQMDDTRLQYEVAQSKYDAASRKIRDTYVKAPINGTINAKYVEQGAYLALGTKMFDIVDVSRLKLKVTVPEQQVIHLQLGDKVEVTSNVFPEVKYSGKITFIAAKGDNTLSYPVEMEVTNVSGKTLRAGMYGTANFAMPKQDPAILVSRTSFVGGVNSNQVYVMENNTAKVRKVVAGRIYGDKVEIREGLNEGETVITGGQINLTDGSKVTVQAK; from the coding sequence ATGAAGAAAGTTTTAATCTACGGCGTTCTAACGATAGCGGCCATCGCGGCCATCATGTGGAAGCTCACTGCTAACAAAAAAGCAAACGCAGCTAAAACAGAATTTGTAAAACAAAGCAATACCGGCGATGTGCCTGTGGTTACAGAAAAAGTAGCCCGTGTGGAGTTTGATCAGAATTTTTTAGCGAACGGCAACTTTGAGCCGGTACGCGAACTCACTTTTATGAGTGATGTGGCTGGCCGCATTACACAATTGATGGTAGACGAAGGAAGTTATGTGAAGCAGGGACAGGTGATTGCCCGCATCGATAATGAATTGCTGGGTACAGACCTGCAAGCGGCCAAAGTGAACCTGGAACAATTGAAGGTAGATAAGGAAAGGTATGAAAGCGCCTACAAAACCGGTGGCGTTACCCAGAAACAAATGGACGATACCAGGCTGCAATACGAAGTAGCACAAAGTAAATACGATGCCGCTTCCCGTAAGATCCGCGACACATATGTGAAAGCGCCGATCAACGGCACCATCAATGCAAAATATGTAGAGCAGGGCGCTTACCTGGCACTGGGTACCAAAATGTTTGACATCGTGGATGTTTCCCGCCTCAAACTGAAAGTAACCGTGCCTGAACAGCAAGTGATCCACCTGCAACTGGGTGATAAAGTAGAAGTGACCAGCAACGTATTCCCTGAAGTGAAATACAGCGGCAAGATCACTTTCATCGCAGCAAAAGGAGATAACACCCTGAGCTATCCGGTAGAAATGGAAGTTACAAATGTAAGCGGCAAAACCCTCAGGGCAGGCATGTACGGCACCGCCAATTTTGCCATGCCTAAACAGGACCCCGCTATCCTCGTATCCCGCACCTCTTTTGTTGGGGGCGTGAACAGTAACCAGGTCTATGTGATGGAGAACAATACCGCTAAGGTCCGCAAAGTAGTAGCAGGCAGGATCTATGGCGATAAAGTGGAAATACGGGAAGGGCTGAACGAAGGAGAAACTGTTATCACCGGCGGTCAGATCAACCTGACAGACGGTTCCAAAGTGACGGTACAGGCTAAGTAG
- a CDS encoding TetR/AcrR family transcriptional regulator, translating into MRERILDTALRLFRTFGIKSITMQDIARDCGISKKTVYEHFADKQELVEEVTRFMISAHGNNLEVCCANGKDAIDELVSSLRFTETFARGINPVLLHELEKYHPAAWKTIADFKSNYVIKAISDNLDRGIREGLYRSDISIHIMSHMRLMQLDSAFSPVDYPATEFDLHEVMCQVTEHYIRGIATPEGTRRLEEYLTIKELSPQ; encoded by the coding sequence ATGCGGGAAAGGATCTTAGATACTGCGCTTCGCCTGTTCCGGACATTCGGGATCAAAAGCATCACCATGCAGGACATTGCCCGCGACTGCGGCATCTCCAAAAAAACGGTGTATGAACATTTTGCCGATAAACAGGAACTGGTGGAAGAAGTAACGCGCTTTATGATCTCCGCCCATGGCAACAACCTGGAAGTATGCTGCGCCAATGGAAAGGACGCGATAGACGAATTGGTGTCCTCCCTCCGGTTCACGGAAACATTTGCGAGGGGCATCAACCCTGTACTGCTGCATGAACTGGAAAAGTATCATCCCGCTGCCTGGAAAACCATCGCGGACTTTAAGAGTAACTATGTAATTAAAGCCATCAGTGACAACCTGGACCGTGGTATCAGGGAAGGCCTGTACCGCAGCGATATCAGCATCCACATCATGAGCCACATGCGCCTCATGCAGCTGGATTCTGCTTTCTCTCCGGTAGATTATCCCGCCACCGAATTTGACCTGCATGAAGTGATGTGCCAGGTTACTGAACATTACATACGAGGAATTGCCACCCCGGAAGGGACCCGGCGCCTGGAAGAATACCTGACTATAAAAGAACTTTCGCCACAATAG
- a CDS encoding efflux RND transporter permease subunit → MKITEISIKRPTIVVVLFTILTLLGFISYKSLNYELLPKFSSPIVTIATVYPGASPQEVESTITKKIEDAVASMEKIKKLTSKSSESLSVVTVELNNDANVDIGLQDAQRKVNAILAELPGDAKPPSLNKFSLDDLPIMTLSATAKMDDRLFFDLIDKKIQPQLSRLPGVAQITIIGGQEREIKINIDPAKLEAYKLSILQVRQAVTNANLDFPTGKVKTVEQQILVRLAGKYKDVDQLRNLVLTTTATGTQVRLGDVADVQDTQKDAERLARVDGMSAIALQVQKQTDANAVTVSEAVQKAIKGIEKEYAASSLKVKIANDASVFTLESADSVIHDLIIAILLVAAVMMLFLHSLRNAIFVMISIPASLIATFIGMKLMGFSLNLMSLLGLSLVVGILVDDAIVVLENIYRHMEMGKNKVRAAFDGVKEIGFTVTSITLVIVVVFLPISLTNELVSKIVREFCVVVMISTMLSLLASFTIVPLLASRFGKLVHLTGKNPFEKFILWFERQLEKFTAWMTGLLKWALAHKTITIVASLALLIASFQLVGKGYIGGEFIPNGDRGQFIVMLEMPKDASLEQTNLATRKVEQILDKKKEVTSLITTVGQTSEDGFGASQATAYKAEVTVMLVAQNLRESSDILGAKVKKELKEQLPGVKVKTTPVSILGTAQRAPIDLIVMGTNLDSVMSFAKVAMAELKTIEGSSEVKLSVEEGNPEINVQVDRDKMSALGLSLETVGGTMQTAFSGTADDSKVKFRQGEYEYDINIRFDDFNRKNIQDVASIDFVNNKGELVKLSQFATITEGSGPSRLERRDKNTSVSVQSQVMGRPSGTVTQEFTAKLAKLQKPAGVSYIFGGDAENQGDSFSTMGVALLISIIMVYLIMVALYDNYIYPLVVMFSIPLSIIGALLALALTNNTLNIFTILGMIMLIGLVAKNAIILVDFTNQMKEEGQSTYNALIHANHARLRPILMTTIAMVIGMLPIALATGGVASTKNGLAWVIVGGLISSMFLTLIVVPVIYMVVDKIMAKFGMNRISKKRYIRQRMVAPTRKELQLEEVETASMMN, encoded by the coding sequence ATGAAGATCACAGAAATTTCCATAAAGAGGCCTACGATAGTAGTGGTGCTGTTCACCATTCTCACCCTGCTGGGGTTTATCAGCTACAAGTCGTTGAACTATGAGCTGCTGCCCAAGTTCTCCTCTCCGATCGTAACCATTGCCACGGTATACCCTGGCGCCTCTCCACAAGAGGTGGAAAGTACGATCACCAAAAAGATTGAAGACGCGGTGGCTTCCATGGAGAAGATCAAGAAACTGACCTCCAAATCCTCCGAAAGTTTATCCGTAGTAACGGTAGAACTGAATAACGATGCGAATGTGGATATCGGCCTGCAGGATGCGCAAAGGAAAGTGAACGCTATCCTCGCAGAGCTTCCCGGCGATGCCAAACCACCTTCCCTCAACAAATTTTCCCTGGACGATCTGCCGATCATGACCTTATCGGCTACCGCTAAAATGGACGACCGCTTGTTCTTTGACCTGATCGATAAAAAGATCCAGCCGCAATTATCCCGCCTGCCGGGTGTTGCGCAGATCACCATCATTGGTGGCCAGGAAAGAGAAATAAAGATCAATATAGATCCTGCAAAACTCGAAGCCTACAAGCTCTCTATTTTGCAGGTACGCCAGGCAGTTACCAATGCCAACCTGGACTTCCCTACCGGTAAGGTGAAAACAGTAGAACAACAGATCCTTGTGCGTTTGGCCGGTAAATATAAGGATGTGGACCAATTGCGGAACCTGGTACTCACCACTACTGCAACAGGCACACAGGTGAGATTGGGAGATGTGGCCGACGTACAGGATACGCAGAAAGATGCAGAACGTTTGGCGAGAGTAGATGGTATGAGTGCGATTGCTTTGCAGGTACAGAAACAAACAGATGCCAACGCCGTAACAGTAAGTGAGGCCGTGCAGAAAGCAATCAAAGGAATAGAAAAAGAATATGCAGCCAGCTCATTGAAAGTAAAGATCGCGAACGATGCTTCCGTGTTCACGCTGGAATCTGCGGATTCTGTGATACATGACCTGATCATCGCTATCCTGCTGGTGGCAGCCGTGATGATGTTGTTCCTGCACAGTTTGCGGAACGCCATCTTCGTAATGATCTCTATCCCGGCTTCGCTGATCGCCACTTTTATTGGTATGAAGCTGATGGGCTTTTCACTCAACCTGATGAGTCTCTTAGGACTTTCCCTGGTGGTAGGTATCCTTGTGGATGATGCAATTGTGGTGCTCGAGAATATATATCGTCACATGGAAATGGGCAAGAACAAAGTACGTGCAGCGTTTGATGGTGTGAAGGAGATCGGTTTCACCGTTACTTCCATTACACTGGTAATTGTGGTAGTGTTCTTACCCATCTCCCTGACGAATGAACTGGTAAGTAAGATCGTGCGTGAATTCTGTGTGGTGGTGATGATCTCTACCATGTTGAGCTTGCTGGCTTCCTTTACCATTGTGCCTTTACTGGCATCCCGTTTTGGTAAGCTGGTTCACCTCACCGGTAAAAATCCTTTTGAGAAATTCATCTTATGGTTTGAAAGGCAGCTGGAGAAATTCACCGCCTGGATGACAGGTCTGCTGAAATGGGCGCTGGCGCATAAAACCATTACCATCGTAGCATCCCTGGCTTTGCTGATCGCTTCTTTCCAACTGGTAGGCAAAGGTTACATCGGAGGTGAGTTTATCCCGAATGGTGACCGCGGACAGTTTATTGTGATGTTGGAAATGCCGAAGGATGCATCGCTGGAACAAACCAACCTGGCTACCCGTAAAGTAGAACAGATCCTGGATAAAAAGAAAGAAGTAACCTCCTTAATCACTACAGTAGGTCAAACTTCTGAAGATGGTTTCGGAGCCTCACAGGCCACTGCCTATAAAGCAGAGGTCACCGTAATGCTGGTGGCGCAGAACCTGCGTGAATCATCAGACATCCTGGGGGCTAAAGTAAAGAAAGAGTTGAAGGAACAATTGCCAGGTGTGAAAGTGAAAACAACGCCGGTGAGTATCTTAGGTACGGCACAACGTGCGCCGATAGATCTGATCGTGATGGGTACCAACCTGGATAGTGTGATGAGCTTTGCGAAAGTGGCCATGGCGGAATTGAAAACAATCGAAGGTTCCAGTGAAGTGAAATTGTCTGTAGAAGAAGGGAACCCTGAGATCAATGTGCAGGTGGACCGTGATAAAATGTCCGCCCTGGGCCTCTCGCTTGAAACAGTAGGTGGAACCATGCAAACCGCGTTTAGTGGTACGGCAGATGATTCCAAAGTGAAATTCCGCCAGGGTGAATATGAGTACGATATCAATATCCGCTTCGACGACTTCAACCGTAAGAACATACAGGACGTTGCTTCGATCGATTTTGTGAACAACAAAGGTGAGCTGGTGAAACTCTCTCAGTTTGCCACTATCACAGAAGGTTCCGGCCCCAGCCGTTTGGAACGCAGGGATAAGAACACCTCCGTATCTGTACAATCACAGGTAATGGGCCGCCCCTCTGGTACCGTAACACAGGAGTTCACAGCCAAGCTGGCTAAACTGCAAAAACCTGCCGGCGTATCTTATATTTTCGGCGGAGATGCAGAGAACCAGGGAGATTCTTTCTCTACCATGGGTGTGGCATTACTGATCTCCATCATCATGGTATACCTCATCATGGTGGCGCTGTATGATAACTATATTTATCCGCTGGTGGTAATGTTCTCCATTCCGTTGTCTATCATCGGAGCGCTGTTAGCGCTGGCATTGACAAATAATACACTCAACATCTTTACCATCCTGGGTATGATCATGCTCATCGGGTTGGTGGCCAAGAATGCCATCATCCTGGTAGACTTCACCAACCAGATGAAAGAAGAAGGGCAGAGTACATATAACGCATTGATCCATGCCAACCATGCACGTTTACGCCCCATCCTCATGACCACCATTGCGATGGTGATAGGGATGCTGCCGATCGCATTGGCAACAGGCGGTGTGGCTTCTACTAAGAATGGCCTGGCCTGGGTAATTGTGGGAGGATTGATCAGTTCGATGTTCCTGACATTGATTGTGGTGCCGGTGATCTATATGGTGGTAGACAAGATAATGGCGAAGTTCGGCATGAACAGGATCTCTAAGAAACGTTATATCCGTCAGAGGATGGTAGCGCCAACAAGAAAGGAATTACAATTGGAAGAAGTGGAGACCGCTTCGATGATGAACTAA
- a CDS encoding sterol desaturase family protein, with translation MIDFFEHIPSYYRTAILVAGLVILWLIEGVIPRLRFSNNKYKHAGTNLFFTLTTAAVNLGFAFLIVKASEWTSAEKFGVLYLISLPAWLHAILALLLLDLIGAYLVHLVQHKIAWMWHFHKIHHTDTAIDATTALRHHPIESVFRVVALFVAIVIAGVPIWMVMLYQTISAFMSQFNHANIYLPHWLDKGLSWIIVSPDMHKVHHSRYQPETDSNYANIFSIWDRLFGTFVTVKDTTSISYGLDEYQDARYQQIGPLLKTPWEEVPEAKQQTSLQQ, from the coding sequence ATGATCGACTTTTTCGAACATATACCCTCGTATTATCGTACGGCTATTTTGGTTGCCGGTCTCGTGATATTATGGTTGATCGAAGGGGTGATCCCAAGATTGCGCTTTAGTAATAATAAATATAAACATGCAGGTACGAATCTCTTTTTTACGCTCACAACGGCAGCGGTGAACCTGGGATTTGCTTTCCTGATCGTAAAAGCATCGGAGTGGACAAGTGCGGAGAAGTTCGGGGTATTATACCTTATTAGTTTACCAGCCTGGCTGCATGCTATACTGGCTTTACTGCTGCTGGACCTTATAGGGGCTTACCTGGTGCACCTGGTACAACATAAGATCGCATGGATGTGGCACTTCCATAAGATCCATCATACAGATACGGCGATTGATGCCACCACCGCGTTGCGGCATCATCCCATAGAAAGTGTTTTCAGGGTAGTGGCTTTATTTGTAGCCATTGTGATAGCGGGAGTACCTATCTGGATGGTCATGTTATATCAAACCATATCGGCCTTTATGAGCCAGTTCAATCATGCCAACATTTATTTGCCACACTGGCTGGATAAGGGTTTGAGCTGGATCATCGTATCGCCGGACATGCATAAGGTGCATCATAGCCGCTATCAGCCGGAAACTGATTCTAACTATGCTAATATATTTTCTATCTGGGATCGCTTGTTTGGAACGTTTGTAACAGTGAAAGATACTACCAGCATAAGTTACGGACTGGACGAATACCAGGATGCCCGTTATCAGCAGATCGGGCCATTATTAAAAACCCCGTGGGAAGAAGTGCCGGAAGCGAAGCAACAGACGAGTTTACAACAGTAA
- a CDS encoding pyridoxal phosphate-dependent aminotransferase, translated as MKLSHLAETLIGSEIIKLAGEIKEKQAKGEKIYNFTIGDFDPKVFPIPIEFENEIAQAYRDKYTNYPPADGIAELRKAVGDFIAEREGLSYDPNSEIVISCGGRPIIYATYRTIVDRGEKVIYATPSWNNNHYTHFLEGEHVVLEAKAENDFMPTAAELKPLLKGATLLALCSPQNPTGTTFGKKQLEEICDMVLEENKSRAAGEKPLYVLFDQMYWVLTFGDTEHYNPVSLRPEMKDYTVFIDGMSKAFAGTGVRVGWALGPKHVMTKMKAILSHVGAWSPMAEQKAAAKYLVQKEAVDKYLAHFKGEVEERLVKIYEGFDALKKAGHKVDAIAPQAAIYLTIKLDLVGKTTADGKVLADQAAVTTYFLDEAKLAVVPFYAFGSKKDSPWYRLSVGTCVKEEIPAMLSALKAALEKLK; from the coding sequence ATGAAACTGTCTCATTTAGCCGAAACGCTGATAGGTTCCGAAATTATCAAACTTGCTGGGGAGATCAAGGAAAAGCAGGCTAAGGGCGAAAAGATCTACAATTTCACCATCGGTGACTTTGATCCCAAAGTGTTTCCTATTCCCATTGAATTTGAGAATGAGATAGCACAGGCATACAGAGATAAATACACCAACTATCCACCGGCAGATGGTATCGCGGAATTACGCAAAGCGGTAGGTGATTTCATCGCAGAACGCGAAGGGCTCAGCTACGATCCTAACAGCGAGATCGTGATCTCCTGCGGCGGCCGTCCTATCATCTATGCTACTTACCGCACGATCGTAGACCGCGGCGAGAAAGTGATCTATGCTACTCCATCCTGGAATAATAACCACTACACACACTTCCTGGAAGGTGAACACGTGGTGCTGGAGGCAAAAGCTGAAAACGACTTCATGCCTACCGCCGCAGAACTGAAACCGTTGCTGAAAGGCGCTACCCTCCTGGCTTTATGCTCCCCGCAGAACCCAACGGGTACCACCTTCGGTAAAAAACAACTGGAAGAGATCTGCGACATGGTGCTGGAAGAAAACAAGAGCCGCGCAGCAGGTGAAAAACCCCTCTACGTGCTGTTCGACCAAATGTACTGGGTACTCACTTTCGGAGATACCGAACACTACAACCCCGTTTCCCTCCGTCCGGAAATGAAGGACTATACCGTATTCATCGACGGTATGAGTAAAGCTTTCGCCGGTACCGGTGTTAGGGTGGGTTGGGCACTCGGCCCCAAACATGTAATGACCAAAATGAAAGCCATCCTTTCTCACGTAGGTGCCTGGAGCCCTATGGCTGAACAGAAAGCGGCTGCTAAATACCTCGTTCAGAAAGAAGCAGTAGATAAATACCTCGCACATTTTAAAGGAGAGGTAGAAGAAAGACTGGTGAAAATATACGAAGGCTTCGATGCCCTGAAAAAAGCAGGTCATAAAGTAGATGCCATCGCTCCGCAAGCTGCGATCTATTTAACCATCAAACTGGACCTCGTTGGTAAAACAACCGCAGACGGTAAAGTACTGGCGGACCAGGCTGCCGTAACCACTTACTTCCTCGATGAAGCAAAGCTGGCTGTTGTGCCTTTCTACGCTTTCGGGTCTAAAAAGGACTCTCCCTGGTACCGCCTCAGCGTAGGTACCTGCGTAAAAGAAGAGATCCCCGCCATGCTGTCTGCCCTGAAAGCAGCACTGGAGAAATTGAAATAG
- a CDS encoding TolC family protein: MKKWIVSLLFLSTAGTFNANAQTETKQLSLQEALKYALANNQKLAVSRLEETIGKLKTEEIRAQALPQVNANGNLTDNIKKQVMVLPGELAGGAPGTVKVLEVGTTWNTSISGELTQQIYNQSVFTGLKAARSGEEYYRLQTAQTTENVIFDVTQLYYQLLVKKEKMSVLQTNIDKLTRLVETTKSQFDNGLAKKIDLDRIKVNLVNYQTQKSQLENQLKVDENRLKQKMGMPIETPVSLPSLALSDIERKAAATADFGTFDLGSRTETKLLKKTEELQQYQKRAYLAEYYPSLAFKGNYSYNGLSNKFDIFKGGNSTANWYGMSSIGLTLKIPIFDGFARRSRVKQANVTLQKIGQQLEENKLNLNTAFENARLQLLNNLSTIKTQKENVSLADEVYSSTQNNYNLGLASLTDLLNAETSLAEAQNSYNEALLQYKLAELDLIKSNGNLPSLLN, translated from the coding sequence ATGAAAAAATGGATCGTATCCTTACTGTTCTTATCAACAGCGGGGACTTTTAACGCTAACGCACAAACGGAAACAAAGCAGCTCAGCCTGCAGGAAGCTCTGAAGTACGCATTGGCCAACAACCAGAAACTGGCTGTGAGCCGCCTGGAGGAAACCATCGGTAAATTAAAGACCGAAGAGATCCGCGCACAGGCTTTACCCCAGGTAAATGCCAACGGAAACCTCACCGATAACATCAAGAAACAGGTAATGGTACTGCCAGGAGAACTGGCTGGCGGCGCTCCCGGAACGGTAAAGGTACTGGAAGTGGGTACCACCTGGAACACTTCCATTTCCGGGGAATTGACCCAGCAGATCTACAACCAGAGCGTGTTCACAGGTCTTAAAGCTGCAAGGTCAGGAGAAGAATATTACCGCCTGCAAACAGCACAGACCACGGAGAACGTGATCTTTGATGTAACCCAGCTGTATTATCAATTACTGGTGAAGAAAGAAAAAATGAGCGTGCTGCAAACCAATATCGATAAGCTCACCCGCCTGGTAGAAACTACCAAAAGCCAGTTCGATAACGGCCTCGCTAAAAAAATAGACCTGGACAGGATCAAGGTGAACCTGGTGAATTACCAGACACAAAAGAGCCAGCTGGAAAATCAATTGAAAGTAGATGAGAACAGGCTGAAACAAAAAATGGGCATGCCCATTGAAACCCCTGTATCCCTTCCATCCCTTGCCCTGAGCGATATTGAACGCAAAGCAGCGGCCACGGCAGACTTCGGTACTTTCGACCTGGGCAGCAGAACAGAAACAAAACTCCTGAAGAAAACAGAAGAGCTGCAACAGTACCAGAAAAGGGCTTACCTCGCGGAATACTATCCCAGCCTGGCTTTCAAAGGAAACTATTCTTATAACGGCTTAAGTAACAAATTCGACATCTTCAAAGGTGGCAACTCAACCGCCAACTGGTACGGCATGTCCTCTATCGGGCTTACCTTAAAGATCCCCATCTTTGATGGTTTCGCGCGCCGCTCCAGGGTAAAGCAGGCCAATGTTACCCTGCAAAAGATCGGTCAGCAGTTAGAAGAGAACAAACTGAACCTCAACACTGCATTCGAAAACGCCCGCCTGCAATTGCTCAATAACCTGAGTACCATTAAAACGCAGAAGGAGAATGTTTCCCTTGCAGATGAGGTGTACAGCTCCACCCAAAATAATTACAATCTGGGCCTCGCCAGCTTAACAGACCTGCTTAATGCAGAAACCTCCCTGGCGGAAGCACAGAACAGCTACAACGAAGCACTGCTCCAATATAAACTCGCAGAGCTCGACCTGATCAAATCCAACGGTAACCTGCCATCACTATTAAACTAA
- the dnaN gene encoding DNA polymerase III subunit beta: MKFIVSSSTLLKQLQQISGVINSNTVLPILEDFLFLIEKNELTVVATDLETVMKVKLEVEAKETGRICIPAKILLDSLKNLPDQPLTFNIDLNSFAVEITSDNGKYKVMGENPENFPKEPAAEDATNFTMTASALITAINKTLFAVSNDDLRPQMTGVFFELHPDNITFVATDAHRLVKYIRTDVKCPQADTFIVPKKPLNLLKAAIPDNDTEIKVSYSGNHFFVSHDNAQMICRLIDARFPDYKVVIPKENPYRLTLVKSDFQNGLKRVSVFANKSTNQVALNISGSELQLSAQDVDFSFEGNERMSCQYSGEDMQIAFNAKFLIEMLNAAEGDEITIDLSAPTKAGILRPVEKGAEEDLLMLVMPLLLNN; this comes from the coding sequence ATGAAGTTTATCGTTTCTTCTTCTACCTTATTGAAACAATTGCAACAGATCAGCGGTGTGATCAACTCCAACACGGTTTTGCCTATCCTGGAAGACTTCCTCTTCCTGATAGAAAAGAACGAGCTCACCGTAGTAGCTACCGACCTGGAAACCGTTATGAAGGTGAAGCTGGAGGTAGAAGCTAAAGAAACCGGCCGTATCTGCATTCCTGCAAAGATCCTGCTGGATTCATTGAAGAACCTGCCTGATCAGCCCTTGACCTTCAACATCGATTTGAATTCATTCGCGGTAGAGATCACGTCCGACAATGGTAAGTATAAAGTAATGGGTGAAAATCCGGAGAACTTCCCGAAAGAACCAGCTGCTGAAGACGCTACCAATTTCACGATGACGGCCTCTGCACTGATCACAGCTATCAACAAAACACTGTTTGCAGTGAGCAATGATGACCTGCGTCCGCAAATGACCGGCGTGTTCTTTGAACTGCATCCGGATAATATCACGTTCGTAGCTACAGACGCACACCGTCTTGTTAAATACATCCGTACAGACGTTAAATGCCCTCAGGCAGATACTTTCATTGTTCCAAAGAAACCTTTGAACCTCCTGAAAGCAGCTATTCCTGATAATGATACAGAGATCAAAGTATCCTACAGCGGTAATCACTTCTTCGTTTCTCATGATAACGCACAAATGATCTGCCGCCTGATCGATGCCCGTTTCCCTGATTATAAAGTGGTGATCCCCAAGGAAAACCCTTACCGCCTTACTTTGGTGAAAAGTGATTTCCAGAACGGTCTCAAACGTGTGAGTGTATTCGCCAACAAGAGCACCAACCAGGTAGCCCTCAATATCTCCGGCAGCGAGTTACAGCTTTCTGCACAGGATGTTGACTTCTCCTTTGAAGGTAATGAACGCATGAGCTGCCAATACAGCGGCGAGGATATGCAGATCGCTTTCAACGCTAAGTTCCTTATTGAAATGCTGAACGCAGCAGAGGGAGATGAGATCACGATCGATCTGAGCGCACCTACCAAAGCAGGTATCCTCCGCCCGGTAGAAAAGGGAGCAGAAGAAGATCTGCTGATGCTGGTAATGCCTTTATTACTGAACAACTAA
- a CDS encoding TetR/AcrR family transcriptional regulator: protein MQTETRDEMRERIIEAALKRFTHYSASKTTMNEIADDLHCSKASLYYYFPDKKALHLSVLEKAGETFFEELETAAAAKSSAYEALMEMISIRHAFARRFCRLELFKTLRDKQILNSEDIFKYARERETQIVANIIRKGVENGELTTDEPEKVATLYIQSMIGLRFSMSHNGMSDDISDEEFETVRGWQIMLADIFIKGLKK, encoded by the coding sequence ATGCAAACAGAAACCAGAGACGAAATGCGCGAGCGGATCATAGAGGCGGCTCTGAAAAGGTTCACTCATTACAGTGCGTCCAAGACCACTATGAATGAGATAGCCGATGATCTGCATTGCTCAAAGGCCTCTTTATATTATTACTTCCCGGACAAAAAAGCCCTGCACCTCAGCGTACTGGAAAAAGCAGGAGAAACCTTTTTCGAGGAGCTGGAAACAGCCGCCGCCGCAAAAAGCTCTGCTTACGAAGCCCTGATGGAAATGATCTCCATCCGCCATGCCTTCGCCAGGCGTTTTTGCCGCCTGGAGCTTTTTAAAACACTGCGGGACAAGCAGATCCTCAATTCAGAAGACATCTTCAAATATGCCCGCGAACGGGAAACACAAATTGTAGCAAACATTATAAGGAAAGGGGTGGAAAACGGAGAATTAACAACAGACGAACCAGAGAAAGTAGCCACCCTTTATATACAGTCCATGATCGGCCTCCGCTTCTCTATGTCGCACAACGGCATGAGCGACGATATCTCAGATGAGGAGTTTGAAACAGTGCGCGGATGGCAGATTATGCTCGCCGATATTTTCATCAAAGGATTAAAAAAGTAA